CTCCTGTGGGCCAGTCTGACCCTAAAAATATAAACCTTTCCTATACCACTCACACAAACTCTCTCTGTAACTCCAACACTGTTCCCTCCTGTAAGTCTAAACCTGCTTTTAACCCTTACATTACTTTCCCTGTAACACTGACACTAATCTTTCCTTGTAACATTAATGACCTTGTAGCTCCCACATTGATCTTTCCCAAATGTCTGGCAATAACCCTCTCTAACACAAAAACTAACATTCCCCATAACACTAACTCTATCCCACCCTATCTTCACATTACCCTCCTTGTAATCCTGACACTAACCTTCAAGATACCTCTTCTTTAAACCCACAAGTTACCTTTATACTGGGGACAATAACTGGGGAAGGGGCATTTTTACCTCCTACTGAACACCAACATTGGGGCATATTTTACTCAAACCAGCTACCAACACCAGGGCATTTATACAGCCATAAACTATGTGgtatattttactttatcttgctttttatactttttactgaCACAGGGGCATTTTATCTTCCCATtgatgtaatgtaattttatactCTCACTGACTTTAGatttaaaggcatttttattCCCACTTACAATGGAAAGTGAACCAGTCCTTTGGTTAAAATGTATAGGTTCCTGACTAATATTTTTCATATCTTATTGAAATAAATCTTTTCTGTTTTACTAATCCAAATGTTACTACAATGAGAATTCAATGTACTCTTGCAAAAAAGTCTGTTTGACTGTTTGGTGAATAAAACCAGAAAGATAGAACTAAACAAAGGAAGTAGTGTATTCTGGTATGTAAAGGGTCAGCAGAATTTGTCTAATAGAACCCCCAAATTGGATCTTGCCCAAGGTCCTCAATTATCTCAAACTGACCCTGTTCATAGGGATTTGTAGAAACACCATGCCTTATGAATTGAGCATCCATGTTTATACCATCTGATCTATGGGCAACATGGTTGGTTGAATGGCTAGCACTCTCGTCTTTTCAGCTTTAGCTCACATATTTGAATCTTGGCCCCGACACTatatgcaaggagtttgtatgttgtgggtttcctccaggcactccagtttccttaGTTTAATCGGCcttcccttcaaaattgaccttagactgtggtaatgacatatgactatggtagggacattagattgtgagtcccactaagggacagctagtgatgactacggactttgtaaagtgccgcataatatgttggcactatataaatacgataacatgttttaaaaaatctggtgACACCTATGGCTCTAGATGTAGTTTGAAAGAGCAATACCAATTATATAATCATGACTGGTTGACTTTTCCCATAAGAATGGTTGGCCTAGAGTATTCCTAAGACATCAGGTCATAAACTAGTTCATTTATGGACACACTAAGTTCACATTTCGTTGTTTATCAAAAACAATTGAGTGCTATGTTcttattttttgcattgcaggAATCCCACTTGGTTCTGGAAAGCATACCACGGCCAACATGTTTAGAAGTGGACCCTTCACATAAGACGCTAAGAACAAACGCCTGCAATCCTGCCAATAATCTTCAAAAGTGGCAATTTGAAAAATACTTTGCACCATGAAAGTGCCATTGTTACAGACGTTTACCTTCTTTTATGATACAATTAGCTAAATATGGACCATACACTGTGACCTTATACCATGAACAAAACAGATCGACTGTTAATGTGACTTTGGGAGGCCTGAAGTTAGAATCCATcaaatttttctgaaaaaaatactttttttctaaatttgggtTACTGGGGTGTACTGATTTTTGAAGGGAAAAACTTTGCATCCAGGGATGCAGAAATGAATTTTATTAGTAGCCAAATTGATAGTTCTCCATAGAGAAGACTTCCCCAAATCCTCTCCTTTCCCTGCTGCTGTAATAGGCCTCTCTGTAACATTTGTACAGAGTTTGATGTCAAATAACAGGCAACCTTCGGTTTAGAAACTGAATTCCTTGGAATTTCCTAACGAATACTGCACTGGATGTGTTTTCCTTGTTCATCTAAAAGGATTCTAGggatattgaaatttttttttacaagaggaAGGCCCACAAAGACAGGACCTTCCACCTTACACTCATTATGAAACATATAGACAGGTGCATATTGTGGCCTATATAGGTTTCAATAATGTTTCTCAAATTCCTGTTGCAGTatttaaatgctgtttattttcttcttaAACAAAGCTGGGGTTTCACTGTATGCTAAATAGTACAGATCTATTACAATATGTCTGCTTAATGGATTTCTTTAACATGTATGTTCAATTCAGGTgccattaaattatttatttattgctggcCTTGGGTTGGTAATGGAAAGAGTAGCGTGTGGACTAAAACAGAACAGCATAAATCATCAACCACATTGAACTGTTTGAAGCTGATTGCTGTGAAGACTGTATATAGCTCTGTAATTGCTAATTTGTAACTTTTTCAGCAATGATTTGAAAACTGAGTATTACATATTGAATGTTAATTTAGAAAATTCATGGTCCGcttttgttgctgtttaaaatCTGCATTGTCAAATAATTTGGGATGCTCGGAATCCCAGTGGAAGACCCAGTGATATCACCCTTGTCTATGAAGTCCATGTGAGGAGCTGCAATATAATCAGACCTTGGTGCCCGTTTATAGAaaaattgttctctttttttattctttgcttatTTATGAAAGTGGCAGCAGTTTTCTCCCTGGTAATCAGGCTCATAAAATTGAAGAATATAGTCACCATAATACCTTTACAGTGGAGATCAGaagtttaatttacttttttgagTAAGGGTACACCATGTGTTTGTCACCAAAAAATAACAATCAGGTTGAAGTTttgaagttttgtttattttatgtgatgAACAAAACATCAGAGACACAGGAAGTGCAAAAAGACGTCTGAACTTAAATTGTGGGTGAGATTCAAAACCATGACTCTGTCCACCCAACAGCTGTCATaccataattaaatgtttttagaaagccTTAAGAATCACATTGAAATTTGTCAAAGGTGTTAATCATGTGAAATCAATAAGGTATCAGCTGTGATAATAAGTTTTAGAAAACATCCTTTGTTTTCAATGTTCTGCATTTGGATACTCAATATTCTGATACTGGGACAATGGCTTTTATAGTAACATTACAGTTACATTACTGTATCGGTCATAATTGTAATGACAAATGAGGGGATATGGTATTTAAGCGAACAAAACATATCTATTGCATTAatatacaattaataataaataatacacttTGATACAGGGAAGACCGATGTCTGTGTTTCCATCTTTATTTTAGCTGTCAGCTTTCTAGGCATTTGATAGTTTACATTAGTCAAGATAGACAGTTGCCATTACTCCAATGATAATCAATAACCTGCAGGATGTCCCTGGGATATCTGGGTCCCTGTTTGATAGATTTCTATTTTCATATAATAGAAGTAAATTGCAGGCAGTGAAAAGGTATAGCCTGGTGTTGTTAAAAATGCTATTTATCCGCCATTCATCATAATGCCATTTGCTCAGAGGCTTCCAGAGCCACACATGGTGAATACAGCAGAATATGGGTTGATATATAATATAAGGGATGATGATTAGGACTTAGATTAGGATTGGGTTACTTTtagagcagtgttgtcagcctgagTTCCATGGAagcctagagttcctccagaggttgttagaggttccttgagcagtaagcagtttgtgcctctcaggtcagtttagtagataccaatgatctttttagttatctgtaagggtgacagtctttCAAATGGCCaacagtgtaagaggcattcttcctactgaccatcactgTAAGATACTGTAAGatttgcatatagtaattatagcaggggttccctgaagacttgaggGTTCTTTCAAAGGATCCCTATGTTAAAAGGATGAGAAACGCTGGTTGAAGTAATATGGGTTTGCTTTAGGATGAAcaccaagaattaaaaaaaaaaataccttgcagTGGGTTTGCCTTGTTAAATGCTTATTTAGATTTAGGGGGGGTGTAAAGGGAACATTTCTTTGCATTATATCCCACTTCCACATTGGCTGGTGCGCCTTCTTTCCTTCCAACCTCAGGGATGTGGAGGCAGTGCCTTAGTATCCTCATTTACAATACAGGACAATGGTGTCAGGCCTTAGGGGATAAAGGCAATTTAATGAACAGATTAGATGTTTAATATTGAGGGGAGCCTTAAAGCAGCTCTGccaccataaaaaaataactaaaatgtcaCCCTGGAAAGAAAAATTATGTTTGGCAGCTGTGAATTCTTGTAACGCTATACCGGCCAAAGAATTTTCAGAATTGAATGCATTTCCACGTTCTATCTGCTCCCTTGGAAACCCGCACAGGGGCAATAGGCCTGCCATCCCTGTCATGTGTTTACCCCACCTGAGACTTATTCCAAACCTATCATTAGGGCTCAGGTGGCAAAAAAGGGAGCTGCATTGGACTGGTGGTAGACATTTTGCCTGGTGGAAGTGTAATTCTCTTCatctgtttttataaatcagtgtttctcaaccaaggtccTGTTAAAccctagggttgctccagagtttgctaggggttccttgagcaatgagatgTTTGTGACTCTAGggtcagtttattagataccaatgttttttggttttttggctatctaaaggagtgacattcttcccattggccagcaatgtaagaggaaatcttcccatcaaccaccacactaatgaaccGTGAAGTCCTGAAAGTTTTTACaaggggttcccacatgttaaaaaggtcgagaaacattGGCTTAGATTGTGCTGGAAGTACAGATGGACCCCCTAGTCTGTACCTGCAGCAAGGAAAGCCAAATAATTCCTCCTGGAGTATTATTGTTTGGGTACTTAGTTTTTGTAGTTTTATGCCTTTTTACCTCTTTATAGTGCTTTATCTGTGTATGATTTGTGACCTATTTTTGCTTGAAAAGGCCTTAAAATACCttaaagtttacatttctttttttatggtgaAAATTCTGCTTCCTGTTCATATACTCCAGTACTCTGTGCTGACAGAGCCTTCTTCTATAGGaattagtgaaaaaataaatgaaatttaatgtttttttccagggtACGGTATAACGATGATCAACACTTTGTAATTTTCTGGGTTTGTTTTGTAGACATgaaggaaatgtttgttttgtttttagtctcTTAATGTACTTTAATGTGTAAATTGGGAAGAtgttgcaataaattatttttggacTATAAGATGCTGATatattgacttttaaaaaatagtgtCATTTATGTGTTGGTGTACAATAATGTGGGTTTATCTTTTAAGTATCACATTATATATTTCCTTATATGAAAGTGCTTTTAGTCCCATAGCATGGCCACCATGATATGCCTTGTGCTCTGTGCTGCCATGGGGAAGTTCATTCATCTTAAAGGGCTGCATACCACATAGCAccacaaaaaaatggttttgcttACATACACGTCACTATGGGCAGTAATGTGCAGTGCATCACAAAGTGCATCAGCGTGTTGTTTAGAATAAATGGCACTACATTGCACCAATATGCATTGCTTGTGTTACCAAATGGTGACATGTGCAGTGCCACACTGTATAGATGTTAGTCTAAAAGAGGAACGTTAATCAAAGACCTAAAGAGAACATGTTAACACCCAATGCACTGCCAAATAAACATACCAATTGAAGTCCCATTCTGCATGTGATGGAGAAGGGAGTCAAAGTACTAAAGCGAGAGGCTCAGCATGACaatcaggcaactagcatttccagaagTAATGATTAGCAGAAACAATTGATATGTTTCTGATCTTACTTTAACCCTCTTCCACCAATATATTATGAAGGAATTTTCCCAAAAGgattaaaatagaactaaagatccactttaaaaaattcatgatcaggcaggccattattgcataaagacaggcaatgtcccctctaCAATAATTTCtccaacctgcctgattgctctgggtatttgccaaaaaagccaaACTACGCATGTAATCACCGCGCCTGCACTGTTAactcatcctggcccagccaataaaACTCAAGATCGTctacaagaagaaagaagatgaaggtGCCCTGCAACAAaacggagacaggtgagtatagcaggtttagttccgttttaaatGCCAAgtaatttcatctttttttccctcacttcctgtcctcatGAAACTCATAACACAAATGGGGGGTGTGGGTATCACAAGGACAGTAAGGCAAAAGTGCGGAGAGGGCAAATGTAAAAGTATAACATCAATTGAGTGGGTGAGTGTTGtcaaaaagagattttttaacATGGGCCTCAAAAGAGCCAATTAAATCtacagattccaaatatttaCTATCAcatatgttaaagcttatatcAGGTTTgaagtttacatttatattggcCTATGACAAAATTGCAGCTGCCTGCCCTCTGAATGTTTCTAAAGTAAATTGTATTGATTTCCGGTCAGCCTTtaaactaacttttatttatttatgtgttcacCTCTACTTTATCCAAGCTTATTGTGTGAGATTTAGACACAAGCGTGCAGCAATTACCAGGTCACAATAGTTCGGATTGTCCGTGAATGGCTGTGGCATTACAGCCAAAGTGCTGAAAACAAACAGCTGAAGGAAACAAACACATCGTTGTTCTAATTTCAGAAGAAGGAATTGCAGAGGCTTCCACAGTGAATCCTGCTTTGTGCTGGGaaacaaaagaaacacaaataacaGTGATGGGTTTTATGTTCTTTGGTGTCAAAAGAAAGATTCTTCTCCTGGAAAATATGATCTAATTGACAGGactttgctgtttattttgttttgttttcagcagTATTTGGTGTCTCAGATTCTGaatctaaaaaatattgcaagatgATAAAATATCAGCCTGGTAAAAAATTGAGCCAACTCTCTTTTAGTAAAGGATAGTTTCTGTGTGTTTGTTACCCTTGCACCTACAATTTAGAGCATGCAACAGATTCAATGCTGCACTTCTGGCAGATATCAAAGCGAGAAATTAATGGGGCTCTGTACTTATCAATGCAAACATGTCGATCTTTTAATACAAGGTGAGTAAGTGCCTGAAACTGACTAAATGTCAAGCAGTGCTGCAGCTGTGTGAATATACGAATTGGAAGGACATAAATACAAAGCAGGTAAAGAAAGCTCATAAAACTTTCTATATGTGTAGTTAGCTGTTTGCCTACAGTTTACCTTTAAcattatatttcttgttttttatactGAAAATAAGCCAATAagccaaaaaaattaataaaaaatgaggGCTAAACTAGTACCGTACAACAAATCTTTACCGTGACCTCTCAGATAATATTAAATCTTGGACCTGACTGATATGCAGACTTTCTTTACATCCTGGCAGTGCTGAAGTATGTCTACTTCCAGCTCTTACAAACTCCTATTAGCCAGAAAAGTCATCTATAGGCCAATTGGAATATGGGGCAGGTGCAAATCCAACTTCAAGCAAATGGCTTATGGTTGCAGTTTTGCACTGCCAACTGTAATAGTTTTGCAAGCATTGGCAACATAATGTATGTATGATTGTGTTGAAAGGTTTTTACCTAAAGTGTAATCAAACTGataatgttaaaaagttagagGTGGCACAAACAGCTAATACTGGCAAGGGCACTATATTCAGGGGGTTTGCATATTCTTTCCATGTtcgcatgggtttcctccaaacaCTTTAGTTCCCTGACACCTCCAAATcaatgcagataggttaattgttACGGGTACATGTGGGAAAAAAATAAGCAGTACAACCAAACTACAGAGCAAGTATCTGGGTGCAATATTCAAGGGGAAGTATGAAGTTTTGGCATAGAAAGTAAAATTATTGAAGATGTGTTAATAATTATTTATCTGCAAAGTTTCTTTACATCCATGTAGTGCTGAAGAGTGCCTGCTTCCTCCCAGCTTCTACAACTCCTATTAGCTACAAAAGCCTACAGGTGAATATGAGTGTTGGGTCAGGTACAAATCAAACTTCAAGCAAATGGCTTATTCTTTAGGTTTTGCAAACATTGGCaacatatatgtacagtatgaCAGTGCTTGACTTTTTATTACGGAAAattgaactaaactgaaaatgtaaaaagttgtgaGTAGGAGTGGCACAAATGGCTCCgtggctagcactctcacctGTGCAACGTTTAGTCCAAGGCCCTGATCCTGGCAAGGACACTCTGTGCAAGTGGTTTGCTTGTTCTTTCAATGTATGCATTAGTTTACTCTAGAAACTCTGGTTCCCCCACAccttcaaaaacatgcagataggttaactGTCTTATGATTAAAGGGAACATTTTCCTAAAGGATTTTAAGGGAATTTAGGATCTTAGTGCTCCATTTTAGCGGCACCTTGGCAGAATAATTTTTctatagaaaaattattttattctttctgtttaCTGTTCTTTGTATGAGAGTAGCTGTAAATAGAATCAATTTGTATCTGCTCTTCATAATCTTCAGGGCTGGTGTCTTCAGTGTTAAAGCCAACTGTCcagcttggaaaaaaaagtaaaaatcctaTTTCCAAGCATATTAATTAAATACAAAAGCAGAACACTTCATCTCACAGTTGGAGTCCGGGTAATGCTATTGAGGCAATATTTTCTTTCTCCTTTACTGATCAGTCACACCTAATATAACTTTTAACCACACCGAGCAGTTAATGGCAGCATTTGATGACCTCCAGATCTAAGGGTTGCCTATCTAATGTCTATAGTAGTTAGCTTTGTAAGCAAAAACAATATTCAAAGTTCACACTTAACCATTgtattaccttttttcttttgtaagttGTAATCgctaatatatttctatattctttttcATGCAGTATTTGGTGACAGTGGGAATGAAAGTTTTTACTTTCAAGCTGAGGTTCAATCAGCTTATGTTAGCCAGCCCTGGTTCTTCCTATTCCCCCTCATCAGTGTCTCATTTTGGACCCAGTGGTGTCATCAATATGCCACCCATAATATTCTCTGTGTTTCTATTCAATGCAAGCTGATGATGGCTGCTGGGAGGGGCTGGTACAGTTCTGTACATAGTTTCCTGCCAACATCACAGTCCCTTGCTTCAGTATTTCTTCTTCAGCCCTGATTCAAGCAATGGGTTAGCCCTTAAGAGAAATTATGCAAATACCAAAAAGCTTTGATGGGTGTCAATTTACAGAAGAACAAAGAGTGGATTTCCATATTAGACTGTCCTAGTTAACATTAATATGTGATTCCCAATCTCCATGACTAATAGAAATAAAATCCATTGAATAAAAGGGTGGACCAGTGACAATGTGTGCATGGAAATCAAGCAATTTTAGAGAGAACCCTGTAATATTGTGCAAAACCAAAGGGAAGgctagagatcagctttaatttaaatattttcaaatttatttgtccTAATTTCCTCTTctatcagaatttttttaattgccacacaattcttttaataaacaagATATAAGAATGTATACCACATCTCATACCAAATCTTTGTTACAATATTACTGGATGATAACTACCAAGGAaatcataaaagaaaatgattagcCAACACATTGTATGAATgagcaaaaaataatgaaagcagcATTGACAATTGTTAGTTCATCATAGACTCAAACTCATCTATCCTCTGTTTTGTGTTTCCTTTACGAATCTTACGATATGATACAGTGTCGTATCTGGAATAACTATGCCTGGAAATGTCGGGCCTGCTTCCAGGTACCAGCTGCTCTGAGTTGAATTCTAGATGGCTACCAGTTGGGCTGACCGAGAGGCTTGGCCCTGTTTCATTTTCTTGCTCATCACATGACCCCTGTCCATTATCATTGTCAGTTTCAATAGAGGTGTTTTCTTCCTCTGTCTCGTACAACATCTCTGTAGTTTCAGAAGAGGGTTTGCCCTGCTCATGCTGAAGTATATCTGGTGCATCTGAtttgatttcttctttttcctgttcATTTATTTCTTCCTGACCTGGAGAGTCATGTGTTGGGCCATTGTCCCCTTCCACCACTGCCAAAAAGTATAAAGCATAATCATTTAAGTATTTGCAAGCCCTAAAACAATGCGTGCATTACTAGctccttttttatcatttaagtaacattaattgttttttaatcattaaatgtgtaaaatgcTGATTCATTTTCTCGATAGGTTTGACTACAATACTTGCATGCTCCCATAATCGTTGCTCCTGCCATCCATCCTAGAAAGAAtgttctcctctttctgtgtGTATGCACACCAGAAGCTgggtattgttcttttttaaagtcaCAATGCTACACATGTAACCTCTTGTTATTTGGTACCACTCATTGCCGCAACAGGAAACAAACTCTCctggatgctgcatgtagcatccaAAAAATGTGTGTCAAAGCTACCACCTCCAACCATCTGgcaaataaagaataatacatGGACCCACTCAGTCCAATGTTAATTCATTTTAATATCCCCAATTAAATAATACTCTATTCATATCTAAATTTAATCCTACTATTAATGTTGCACACATAACTGAAACAACCAAGTTCATAGCCAGTTTAAAATAACATTGTGCTATAAGACACAAACGTTTAAAGTTCTCCTATTTTTACCTAATGTGGTTTGACAATCTTTTCCATTTTTGTGTTCCTCAGAGTGTGTATCATGGCTAGTCATCATTCCCCAATCTTGTTCAGCAGCCGTGTCCTGTTCTGTCCGGTGctctgcaaaaaatgaaaatataattataatatacagcTATTATACAATATTCAGTGTATTAAAATGGGTTTAGAACCCTGTACATTATTCATGTTCTATTTGGCAATTTCCAATGCATCAACCAGatatggaaaaaaggaaaaaagatttaaTGATAATAAGTAACGACTTTAGATAGCCAGTTAGCTGGAATTCATTATGATGGAGCTGTCAGTCCTTTTCAAGATGGTATCTTTTAAAATTATCTAATTTTCTAATCAAAATAACCTTTACCTCCACTCACACAAAGTTATTGAGTTTCCACGCTTCATATGCCAACAGCATATACTGACTTGTTGAAGCTCAGAC
The Pyxicephalus adspersus chromosome 7, UCB_Pads_2.0, whole genome shotgun sequence genome window above contains:
- the ERMN gene encoding ermin, whose translation is MAEEIQISECNGDRHAEISQITNVIDQMDTCMVCETRENDPVLPSEITDGSGVCLEDNNEPLEINTEVKVILEITEEEHRTEQDTAAEQDWGMMTSHDTHSEEHKNGKDCQTTLVVEGDNGPTHDSPGQEEINEQEKEEIKSDAPDILQHEQGKPSSETTEMLYETEEENTSIETDNDNGQGSCDEQENETGPSLSVSPTGSHLEFNSEQLVPGSRPDISRHSYSRYDTVSYRKIRKGNTKQRIDEFESMMN